In a genomic window of Allomeiothermus silvanus DSM 9946:
- a CDS encoding RNA-guided endonuclease InsQ/TnpB family protein → MLLRKVYRFRMEPTQAQAEALLRMAGARRFVWNWGLARRKEAYAATGKGLTYNGQATELTALKKRPEMAWLREADSQLLQQALQDLDRAFKAFFERRAGFPRFKTRKKDPPRFRIPQRVRVEEGKVYLPKVGGVKIRQSQPIDCVIKGATFKRDTEGHWHVTLTAEFEMPDVPLPPVNPEHVVGIDLGLKDFAVLSDGTRIAPPKFYRKAERKLRRAQRELSRKQKGSKNREKARHRLNRVHAKVRNQRQDWLHKLTTGLVQKYDGLCIEDLNLKGMAKTKLSKSVLDAAPGEFRRQLEYKAVWYRKHLVVIDRYFPSSKLCRECGTIHTALTLSDRVWTCECGAVHDRDLNAALNIRAEGIRAIPVAVGHPETLNAWGEGVRPTQRRQSSSNQESHVL, encoded by the coding sequence ATGCTGCTCCGCAAGGTCTACCGCTTCCGCATGGAACCCACCCAAGCCCAAGCTGAGGCTTTGCTGCGTATGGCCGGAGCTCGGCGGTTCGTGTGGAACTGGGGCCTTGCACGGCGCAAGGAGGCGTATGCCGCCACCGGGAAGGGGTTGACCTACAACGGGCAGGCCACCGAACTCACCGCCCTGAAGAAGCGGCCTGAGATGGCCTGGCTCAGAGAAGCGGATAGCCAACTCTTGCAACAAGCCCTCCAAGACCTCGACCGGGCGTTCAAGGCGTTTTTCGAGCGACGGGCCGGGTTCCCCCGGTTCAAGACCCGAAAGAAGGACCCGCCCCGCTTCCGCATTCCCCAGCGCGTCCGGGTGGAGGAAGGCAAGGTTTACCTCCCCAAGGTCGGTGGGGTGAAGATTCGCCAGAGCCAGCCGATTGATTGCGTCATCAAAGGCGCAACATTCAAACGCGACACCGAAGGGCACTGGCACGTCACCCTGACCGCCGAGTTCGAGATGCCCGACGTACCCCTGCCCCCCGTAAACCCTGAGCATGTGGTGGGGATTGACCTCGGCTTGAAAGACTTCGCAGTGCTTTCCGACGGTACAAGAATAGCTCCACCCAAGTTCTACCGCAAAGCAGAGCGCAAGCTTCGCAGGGCGCAAAGGGAGCTTTCCCGCAAGCAGAAGGGTAGCAAGAACCGGGAAAAGGCCAGGCATCGGCTGAACAGGGTCCACGCCAAGGTTCGCAACCAGCGGCAGGACTGGCTGCACAAGCTGACCACCGGACTCGTCCAGAAGTACGACGGGCTGTGCATCGAGGACCTGAACCTGAAAGGGATGGCGAAAACCAAGCTGTCCAAGTCGGTTCTAGATGCGGCCCCGGGTGAGTTTCGGCGGCAGTTGGAGTACAAGGCGGTCTGGTATCGCAAACATCTCGTCGTGATTGACCGATACTTCCCCAGCAGCAAGCTTTGTCGGGAGTGCGGGACAATCCACACCGCCCTCACCCTCTCGGACAGGGTTTGGACCTGTGAGTGCGGGGCGGTGCACGACCGAGACCTGAACGCGGCCCTGAACATCCGGGCCGAAGGGATACGAGCTATCCCCGTCGCCGTGGGGCACCCGGAGACGCTAAACGCTTGGGGAGAGGGTGTAAGACCTACACAACGTAGGCAGTCCTCGTCGAACCAAGAATCCCACGTGCTTTAG